GTACGCCGACGGGGGCCCGGTCTCGGCGCGGAAACGGGGAGGGGGTGAATCTCTCGAGTATCGACGGCCTactcgagctcgagcaacGCTGTCCAGCGACACGCGCCGAGAGTCGGTCAAGGCCTGGCTGCGGCTATTTCGCCTCTCCGCGCCGCGATCCGCCTTCGCGATGCACGCAGCCAGGGTAGCGTAGCTGTAGCCCTGGCTAGCTGTACCGGCGCGAAGGCCCATGTTGTCGCCAGGCCTAACGCCATATGATGGCCCACGCGGCCTTGTTGCGTCCAAAGTCGTTGCGATTCGTGAGCGTTTGGCGCGCTATAGCGTGAAATgcgggcagcgacggcaATAGTCGTGAAATTCGGCAAGGTCTTTTTGTAAGTGAGATGAATGGAAGAAGCTGGATTTGATATTGCGAGATGttgctcggcggccttgagctgcaAGTGCATGTGCAGGGGAGCGACGTCTTTGTAGGTGTCGGGGAGGCATGTAAGGGAGCAGAAGACTGACACTGCGTCCACCATTGAGGCACGGGAGGTCGTTCGTTCCATCATCTACATTCAAcgcaagaaggagaaggagtcGTCCAAGTGCAAACGAGCGGTACGTCTCTGGCCACTCCATGGCAGGTGGCAGAGGCGGTGAGAGCCTCGCTCCTCCCCCAAAGCTGACAAGCTTGTCCAGGCAGTTGAAGCCAGGGGAACAACCCTCCTTCACCCCTCTAACGAGCGGCACGACAGCGTACTTGCCATGCGTCGCGATGCCACAATCAAAGTATTGCACCAACCAGCCTTATGGTGCAGCGTTCTCCTCGCTGGCGCTTCAACACAGCTCTCTCCTGTGCAAAAGGGGAgccacgacgggcgcggACTCTCACAATAACAAAGTCAGGGAAGTTATCACCCCAAAACAGGGTTTCTTCCCCTTAAACCCGCTCAAGTAAGATAGGCGCGATAAACGCGTGTCCGGCCCAAGCGGCTCCTGCTGGACGGGCGCTGGGCGATGGTGCAACCGGTCAAACCCCCTGGGCTCCGACCCCTTTACCGTCGTCTCGAACACACCAGTATGCCAGTACGCAATCTGTTCAAATTTTCGAGCTCGCACGATGCCATGAGGTACTGGATCCCAGGCTATCGGTTGCACAGAGTGGTACTAGAGTTGCTAAAGCGCGTCGATAACTTGACTGACTAGTACATCCTCTTCAGTCGACCACGTCTCAAACGAGCTGCGGGACTGAGTTCCTATAATACAAAAAAAATGCGTTGAACACACTGCTCAAAATCCTCTTTGCCATGATCCGAGCCGTCGCCCCCTTTGTTCCATTCATGACGGAGCATATCTATAGCCTCCTCTAGCACCACCTCGGCGCGGTCCTCAGATCATACAGGGATGCCCGGAGCGTCCGTTTTCTCCCGCCCTCAACAGCCCAGGACTTGCGTTTGGACGCTGAAATGGGGCGGAGGGTGCCGGCCATGCAGCCCAGGCGAGTGGCGCGTGAGGAGAGGAGCATACTCACCCGAGAGGCCACCGCTGCGTCTCATCGTGGTTAGCGACGCACATATCGTCTCCGACACGGAAAAtcccaaaaaaaaaaacataTATTCAGGAAGACCTGAACGTCGATATCGGGCTGTCGACCAATGAGGGAGAATGCGGCATCGGTCTAGAGGCGAGAGCTGGCTGGAAAATCTTTGGGTAAGACGATGCCGGGTGATCAGCTCGAAGACGCGGAAAGGCTGAAACCCCAAGAGTAGCGTAAGCTGCTCTCCCTTCTCTCGCGCAAGAGCAACTCAAGTCGTATCAACAAAACGGCAAGCTGACACGGCGAGGTTGAGCTCGGCGAAGGGAGACTCGGCGGTCGCGCGGTTTTGGACGCAGCCTGCGCAGGTAGATGGCAATGAAGGGCCCCCCACAATGGGAGCCAGAGTTTtgcggccggcgtcgtggtTCTGCCAGACGAGGCTCTGAATCCCGAAGTGGCTGACGACCCGTCTCCCGCGGGAGGTGACGAACAGGGTTTCAGCGGGCTGCGAAAGCCGGTAACGCTGGTGCCAACTGGCGAGGTCAGATGCAATACGCCGCGAAGTCAAACCTAGACGGCATGGATTTTCGGATCGGTTCTTTCTGAGAGAGAAGAGCTGCGCAAGGGGGGCCGCCCCGAGGCACGTTTGACGAGGCGGCACATTGATGCGCACCAATGAGCGAACAAGTCCTGCTCCAAGAGGAGCAGGGGATTGGGACACTAACGCTTACACTGCGTCTGTTGAAGAATCAGTGAGTCGTGAGTATGTAGATGGAATGCATCTGTCTATTGAATGATTAGCGAGCCGTAGGCATGTACGTGAATGCAACTTTTGGTTATATCCTACCTCCAAAGCTCTGGCACCCCGATGGTCTGTTGCCTATAACCGTCGCTCTCGGGCTCTGTTAAATGTCCGAGTGTCCTGTTCAAAGGACGACAACAAAGCCCACATCTGTATAAGAACAATCAAACTGATTAAGGGGTGGATTCCCGTCGTGATAAGAGACTGGACATGTCATCGCCGGGAGGAGGGTGTATACGCCGCAACCCTCCTCGCAAAGGTCACCAGGTCCTGGGCCTCCAGCACGTCCTCCCCGACCATGTCCTTGCGCCATTCCAGCGCCCTCAGCTGGGCCTGGAGCTGCGAGGCCTCGGTGCGCACCCTCAGCAGGCGctccgtctcggcgtcgttgagctGCGCCCGGCGGAAGAGCAGCCCGTTGCGCACCCGCTCGTAGAGGTCGAGCTTGCGCTCCACGGCCGCGATCTGGGCGCTCAGCCCGCTCAGGTCCCGCGCCATCTCGTCCTTGCGCTTGGCCgcgtgcgcgcccgccgaggcgacgTACGCGCGCTCCGAGGGGGTGAGCCGCCTGATGGTGGCCAGGGTGACGCGTccgcaggcgcggcgcccgcgctggCAGAGGAGGTgcccgaggagctcgcaTATGGAGCGCTTGGGggtcgggggcggcgcggagagGGACGCGCGGGTGGGACGGCGGGTGAGGCGGAAGTGGCGCTGGGGGCGGTTCACATACGAGTGCATCGTGGCCGTCTTCTCCCGCCTGGACAGCAGCGGTAACCGGTTCGGTCCGTACCATCTTTGCTTggggctgcttgctgcttctgttccttctcctcccgttgctgctgctgctgctgctgctgattcTGACTCCGTTGTTGCTGAGGTGGGCTTCTCGCTCGGCTGTTCCCCGGTGAAGCTCTTGGCGATGCGTGAACTGGCGATGCGCGAAGGGAGGGAGCGTAGCCAGTTGCGAAGGCCGGGCCAACGCGGCTTGCCGCTCGATGATGCGTGGCTAGGGCCCGGCATGAGAAGGGCCATGATCAAGCTAGACGCAGGCTGATATCTGCTTGTGGTTGtacagagagagagtgtgagagtgagagagtgaCAATGTaaggggggcaggcaggcaggcagacaggcacGGCAAGTCTCGTGGGGTTGTCGTGAGACTGACTGACAGCTGCGGATCGACATGGTTAAGTAGTTGAGGTCTGATGCTGCGTATCCGCGTTCATGGCTAGAGTGAGGCCGCGCCCGTTCGTGTGAGTCTTTGTTGCGTGAGCTGTGGTCAAGTTGCCATGAATGAACCTTTGACACCTCGGGACCTAAGCGACCAAAAGACAACTCTTCTCGGAGTCTGAACCTGTCAGACACGTGCCGTCCATATGGGACAATCGGTTAATTTTCCTTTGAGAGTTTTGAAAGTTGGTTGGTTCTcagctcaaggccattcTTTACCCGCGATGGCAAGTGCAGAGCCTGTTCAGCACACACGCGTGCCAAGCAGACATGAGTCGTTTAGAAAAGCCAATAAAACATGAGGAGATTGATCCGCAACAAAAAAACGTTTGTCAATGAAATGGTAAATTCGTCTTAGAGAGCTGTGTAGAGAGAGCTGTGCAGATAGAAGACAATCTTTGGGATAAAGAGGCACCGCCTGATACAATGCTAGTCGGGTAGGGGAGAACCTGTTGAGCTGGAATCCGTGTCTCCCGAGGAGGGATCACATCAGCTTCATGCAGAACATCGAATTAATTTTTGCTCTCTCAAAGGGCGTGTATTGCTTCGCTGCAGGATGCTGTACGCGGGCACCGGGTAGTTATGACACATGACTCTTCCCGAGATTTCCCTGCCAAAGACGAGGACATCGGGGGAACCCAACCCTTTCACGAACAAGCCTACGCCCTAGGCGCACCCACTCATGGGAAGCACCGTCTGCCCTATCTCGTGCAATCTCCCCACCCCCCGATGGCCGTTACACCTCTTCATCTCCTCCGGACGGCCAACTGCTTCGCCATCAGTTCAAGAGCTAGTCGCCACACGTACTcaggccggccaggcgcGACAGCCTCCTTCTCCCAGAGGCAATGGGCGTCATCGAGCTCGTGCCTAGTCTCATCGTCCAGGACGTCCCAGTGGTGGTAGTACACCGTGAGCTGGTGGGCCATGAATTGCAGCTCCTGGTCTGTTGGTGGCTCGGAACATGTAGAATCCGGGTCGAGCTTGGCCTTCAGGCCCGCGAGCAGGTCGGACACTTGAGCGGACGTGTACCCGGGCATGATGACCCTTGATGCGGCGGATATCTGTTGACTCTCTCAGGGCAGATAGGGATGTTTGttgcggcgggggggggacgggggatTCTCCGAGGTTGCAAGTTTCTGCTTGGTAGCGTGCACGAGCGAGCTTTGTCGAAGGAGAGGATCGATCACGGAGAGACATCTGGACCTGATGAGCTGCAGAAGGTTGGCTTGTTGTGCAACAGAAGGGCTATGGGTTGACGGCGAGGTAATCATAAAACAAGTTTCCATGATGCGGTGTTTGAAAAAGCCTGGGGTCGAAGCTGCGAAGCGAAGATACGGATAAAGACTATCATTTCGTAATATTATATTACGTATAGTTAAGCGGCGCGTCCGTGACGCAAGCTGCTGCTAGGCAAAGCAGTCGGGCCCTCCTTGCTCCTCCACCAACGATGCCAAGTTTCATATTCGCATCTAGTCAAGTCCAACGCCCCAAAAGAAAACCCGGCAACCTGACTCCGTGCTCGATCCAtgtccgccgtcgccggcttccCCCCTTTGCCCTGATCCTCAGGTCCCCTACATACctcacgcgcgcgcgacagcAAGAATCCATCGCGTACACTCCTAAACCTCCTCACTTCGGACGCTGAGTCTTTCTAAAAGCCTCCTCGATCTCGTCCCAGAGGCAATACATCGTGGCCAGAGTCTCCGCGTCCGCGTCTTTGGGGATCGTGGCCTTCCACCTGAACCGCACCGACCTCAGCTGGAACATGGCGTGTTCGTCTTCCGTCACGACCGGGTTCTCGTACCAGCCGATTATGTCGTAGCCGTACTGGATGCGCTCCGCGTTGGTGGGCGCCGGCCCGGCAAAGAGtatggcgaggaggcggccgatgGCATCGATGGGCTCCATGAGGGCCATCTTGCTTTGTTGGTTCCAAGTTTTCTTGTGTGGACTGATTGATGGGGTGTTTTGGTTTTGGGGTTTCTCACTGTTGTTGTTGCGGGAGAGACGATGCGGAAGGGCTTTGAGTTGACTCGATGGCTGGTGCgcagacagagagagataAGACAGAGAGAGGATGAACCTATTTGTCTTTGTGGTGGGCTGCGGAGGAGCTCTGATGGCCCTTTTATGTGGTCAgttggtggtgatgcagAGACTGGCGATTTacaaggagagagagagagagagagagagctccCGGAGAGGTGCGTGGCGGAGTCGCAGAAAGAGCGCCAGGTGCGCAGCACAGTCACTGCCCTCGACCAGACGTGCTGTGAATGTCCACAtcaaggagcagcagacggCTTTGCAACAACGCGCCTTATgcagccccctccctcccaaaTTCGAGGGTGGCCTGGTGATCAGAAcgaggtggtgatggcgcgCACACAAGCAAAGGAAAACCTCACCGAGCTCTCTCCTTGCGCGCTTGCCGATATAGTCTAGGAGATGTCGACTACGCGAAGAGGACACATTCTTTGAAACGTTTGAGTAAGATGGCGGGGAGTAGAGTGCACCCGCCCCCAGGCCAGGCTGTAGATAGATCAAAGCGTTGTGCAAGGGCCGTGGTTGCTGATGCTGTATCGGGAATTTCTTTGGTAACACACTTGGCTCGTTCGCGTCGCGCTTCGTCACC
This sequence is a window from Purpureocillium takamizusanense chromosome 8, complete sequence. Protein-coding genes within it:
- a CDS encoding uncharacterized protein (antiSMASH:Cluster_8.2); amino-acid sequence: MSIRSCQYQPASSLIMALLMPGPSHASSSGKPRWPGLRNWLRSLPSRIASSRIAKSFTGEQPSEKPTSATTESESAAAAAAATGGEGTEAASSPKQRWYGPNRLPLLSRREKTATMHSYVNRPQRHFRLTRRPTRASLSAPPPTPKRSICELLGHLLCQRGRRACGRVTLATIRRLTPSERAYVASAGAHAAKRKDEMARDLSGLSAQIAAVERKLDLYERVRNGLLFRRAQLNDAETERLLRVRTEASQLQAQLRALEWRKDMVGEDVLEAQDLVTFARRVAAYTPSSRR
- a CDS encoding uncharacterized protein (antiSMASH:Cluster_8.2); translated protein: MPGYTSAQVSDLLAGLKAKLDPDSTCSEPPTDQELQFMAHQLTVYYHHWDVLDDETRHELDDAHCLWEKEAVAPGRPEYVWRLALELMAKQLAVRRR
- a CDS encoding uncharacterized protein (antiSMASH:Cluster_8.2~SECRETED:SignalP(1-26~SECRETED:cutsite=TNA-ER~SECRETED:prob=0.4898)), producing MALMEPIDAIGRLLAILFAGPAPTNAERIQYGYDIIGWYENPVVTEDEHAMFQLRSVRFRWKATIPKDADAETLATMYCLWDEIEEAFRKTQRPK